The following are from one region of the Halomonas qaidamensis genome:
- a CDS encoding peptidoglycan DD-metalloendopeptidase family protein: MRKVFMMSVLALAVSGCANQQHNTPQVRDLSEARRAVADSPQYTVKAGDTLYGIAWQHNLDYRELAQINNIDAPYQIFPGQTIALREGVEAPSNQSAGAATSERRVSGAVATGLNPQTTSVASDDQQLDWLLPDESAIERNQRLTAERAERAEQVSVAAAQQVADSASTANSASTSNRDATPTGEASEEAQPEPTKETEPTSEPVQEPEQKPEAETTATAPPVESAEPSQPARVDRSSRTFTPVENINWQWPTAGQVTGEFGQGGSITAGIDIAGQKGQPVKAAGPGIVVYAGSGVRGYGNLILLKHNDQYLSAYAHNDSLNVKENDVVEAGEVIASMGDSDADSVKLHFEVRRDGQPQNPLDYLPSR, encoded by the coding sequence ATGCGTAAGGTCTTCATGATGTCAGTTTTGGCACTCGCCGTCAGCGGTTGTGCCAATCAGCAGCACAACACGCCTCAGGTGCGTGATTTAAGTGAAGCGCGCCGCGCGGTAGCAGACTCGCCTCAGTATACCGTTAAAGCAGGTGATACCCTCTATGGCATCGCATGGCAGCACAATCTTGATTACCGCGAGTTAGCGCAAATCAATAATATCGATGCGCCCTATCAGATATTTCCAGGCCAAACTATCGCGCTACGTGAAGGAGTGGAGGCACCAAGCAATCAGTCAGCAGGTGCTGCTACTTCAGAACGTCGTGTCTCGGGTGCTGTGGCAACGGGGCTAAACCCTCAAACCACCTCCGTCGCCAGTGACGATCAACAGTTAGACTGGTTGCTGCCTGATGAAAGTGCAATTGAGCGGAACCAACGGTTAACGGCTGAGCGAGCAGAGCGTGCTGAACAAGTATCAGTGGCCGCCGCGCAGCAAGTGGCCGACAGCGCAAGCACCGCTAACAGTGCAAGCACGTCCAATCGCGATGCTACGCCTACAGGTGAAGCATCTGAAGAGGCTCAGCCTGAACCCACCAAAGAAACCGAGCCAACATCTGAACCTGTACAAGAGCCTGAGCAAAAACCTGAGGCAGAGACCACAGCAACAGCGCCGCCTGTTGAGTCTGCAGAGCCGAGCCAACCTGCACGCGTTGATCGTTCCTCGCGTACGTTTACGCCGGTCGAAAATATTAACTGGCAATGGCCAACGGCAGGTCAAGTGACTGGAGAGTTTGGCCAGGGTGGCTCCATTACGGCTGGGATTGATATCGCTGGCCAAAAGGGGCAACCTGTTAAGGCGGCGGGTCCAGGCATCGTGGTCTATGCAGGTAGTGGTGTACGAGGATATGGCAACTTAATACTGCTTAAACACAACGATCAGTACTTAAGTGCTTATGCGCATAATGATAGTCTAAATGTTAAAGAAAACGATGTGGTTGAAGCGGGAGAAGTGATTGCCTCAATGGGTGATAGTGATGCAGACAGCGTCAAATTACACTTTGAGGTGCGTCGCGATGGGCAGCCTCAAAACCCCTTGGACTATCTGCCGTCTCGCTAA
- a CDS encoding DUF368 domain-containing protein produces MKRRFVELFLKGAGMGAADAVPGVSGGTIAFITGIYEEFIHTIKQFGPSAFVAWRQGGWLALAQHLNITFIVPLLLGVAVSLFSVAHLALWLMEAHPLLIEGFFFGLVAASGFVVAQAGGRWKFWYLLPLVVGLLLAKSLPGMMPLVLLIGNEAVVVMVAGAIAISAMLLPGVSGSFLLLTMGLYGTILGAILSFDIGIIMLFGMGCIVGLALFSRLLSWLLRRHHDATMQLLLGFIIGSLPVLWPWKELLRYQLGPDGQMIPLAHRYLLPSDYAVLSGGSAQSVGVVALMMVGALLVVLLNRRAAHYAEHRSIGNARDVEKE; encoded by the coding sequence TTGAAGCGTCGATTTGTAGAACTGTTTTTAAAAGGCGCAGGAATGGGGGCGGCCGATGCGGTGCCCGGTGTTTCAGGCGGAACGATCGCGTTTATTACCGGTATTTATGAAGAGTTTATTCATACTATCAAGCAGTTTGGCCCCAGCGCTTTTGTTGCTTGGCGGCAAGGCGGCTGGCTGGCGTTAGCTCAGCACCTGAATATAACCTTTATCGTGCCATTGTTGCTGGGCGTTGCCGTGAGCCTTTTCAGCGTTGCGCATTTAGCGCTTTGGCTAATGGAGGCTCACCCGCTGCTAATTGAAGGGTTTTTCTTTGGCTTGGTAGCTGCGTCAGGGTTTGTCGTTGCCCAGGCAGGTGGGCGTTGGAAGTTTTGGTATCTATTACCGCTGGTGGTAGGGCTATTACTGGCTAAATCGCTGCCAGGCATGATGCCGTTAGTGTTACTTATCGGTAATGAAGCGGTGGTAGTTATGGTTGCCGGTGCGATTGCTATTAGCGCGATGCTGCTTCCGGGAGTGTCCGGTAGTTTTCTGCTGCTGACGATGGGGCTTTATGGCACTATTTTAGGGGCTATTCTAAGTTTTGATATTGGCATTATTATGCTGTTCGGTATGGGATGTATTGTTGGCCTCGCGCTATTTTCGCGATTGTTATCATGGTTATTACGCCGTCACCATGATGCCACTATGCAGCTTTTACTAGGGTTTATTATTGGCTCGCTGCCAGTATTGTGGCCTTGGAAAGAGCTGTTGCGTTACCAGCTTGGCCCTGATGGACAAATGATTCCGTTAGCTCATCGTTATCTGTTACCTAGTGATTATGCGGTACTGTCTGGAGGCTCTGCTCAGTCGGTAGGCGTTGTGGCACTGATGATGGTTGGCGCACTATTGGTAGTGTTATTAAACCGTCGCGCAGCTCACTATGCCGAGCATAGGTCAATAGGAAACGCGCGCGACGTTGAAAAGGAGTAG
- a CDS encoding protein-L-isoaspartate(D-aspartate) O-methyltransferase: MLLPELSPSELRGRGMTSQRTRNRMVKRLEQQGIQDARVLNVMAGEPRHLFVDEALAHRAYEDTSLPIGFGQTLSQPLTVARMTELVVRAGPRRVLEVGTGSGYQTLILSRLVPTLYSVERIHALHQRAAERLWRLDAPATLAVADGGEGWPEVAPFDVILLTACAQTLPEALLEQLSHDGVLIAPLEEPDGSQWLTQIKRIGSAFEKRRLEPVRFVPLLQGVVD; this comes from the coding sequence ATGCTTTTGCCTGAGCTTTCGCCTAGCGAGCTGCGCGGTAGAGGGATGACCTCTCAACGCACTCGAAATCGCATGGTAAAGCGGCTTGAGCAGCAAGGCATTCAAGATGCGCGAGTGCTCAATGTTATGGCGGGTGAGCCAAGGCACTTGTTCGTCGATGAAGCGTTGGCCCATCGCGCGTATGAAGACACCTCGTTACCTATTGGCTTTGGGCAGACATTATCGCAACCTCTGACAGTTGCGCGAATGACAGAGCTTGTGGTGCGGGCGGGGCCTAGGCGTGTGCTGGAAGTGGGCACTGGCTCGGGTTATCAAACACTAATTCTATCCAGGCTAGTGCCTACGCTCTATTCGGTTGAACGCATTCACGCTTTGCACCAGCGAGCCGCAGAACGTCTTTGGCGGCTTGATGCGCCAGCAACGCTGGCAGTGGCGGATGGTGGTGAAGGGTGGCCAGAAGTTGCGCCCTTTGATGTGATTTTGTTAACTGCCTGCGCCCAAACGCTGCCAGAAGCACTATTGGAGCAGCTTAGCCATGATGGTGTGCTGATTGCACCGCTAGAAGAGCCTGATGGCAGTCAATGGCTTACCCAAATAAAACGCATTGGCAGTGCCTTTGAAAAGCGTCGGCTTGAACCCGTGCGTTTTGTACCCCTATTGCAAGGAGTGGTGGATTGA
- the surE gene encoding 5'/3'-nucleotidase SurE produces MRRLLLSNDDGVHAPGLRALHDALVAHANLRVVAPDRDRSGASNSLTLSRPLSLTALDNGFYSVDGTPADCVYLGVNGVWDERPDLVISGINHGSNLGDDVLYSGTVAAAMEGRNLGMTAIAMSLCGDRYFATAAKVAASLIGAADQLSLPPRTLLNVNVPDVPWEEIKGVKVTRLGYRGPAEKPVPVKDPRGRTRFWIAPVAANADDGEDTDFSAIEAGYISITPLQTDLTRHPARSDVQDWLDAFA; encoded by the coding sequence ATGCGGCGACTGCTGCTTTCCAATGACGATGGTGTCCACGCGCCAGGGTTGCGGGCACTGCATGATGCGCTTGTTGCCCATGCGAATTTACGCGTGGTAGCGCCTGATCGAGATCGCAGTGGCGCCAGTAACTCGCTGACGCTTTCCCGTCCGCTCTCTTTAACAGCGCTGGATAACGGCTTTTATAGCGTAGATGGTACGCCAGCAGACTGTGTTTATCTGGGCGTGAACGGTGTCTGGGATGAGCGTCCTGACTTGGTGATTTCAGGAATTAACCACGGTAGTAACCTTGGCGATGATGTGCTCTATTCAGGCACGGTAGCCGCTGCTATGGAAGGGCGCAACTTGGGCATGACCGCCATAGCAATGTCGCTATGTGGTGATCGTTACTTTGCGACGGCTGCCAAGGTAGCTGCTAGCTTAATCGGAGCTGCCGATCAGCTGTCGTTGCCACCTCGTACCCTTCTGAACGTTAACGTGCCGGATGTGCCGTGGGAAGAGATTAAAGGCGTTAAAGTGACTCGCTTAGGCTATCGTGGGCCAGCAGAGAAACCGGTGCCTGTTAAAGACCCACGCGGACGCACGCGTTTCTGGATAGCTCCGGTCGCCGCTAACGCTGATGATGGCGAGGATACCGACTTTTCTGCTATCGAAGCAGGTTATATATCGATTACTCCGTTACAAACAGATCTAACGCGCCATCCCGCGCGTAGTGACGTGCAGGACTGGTTGGATGCTTTTGCCTGA
- the truD gene encoding tRNA pseudouridine(13) synthase TruD yields MVNLPAWQRCLDAEFGAPKPGHYRAQPEDFVVDEQLNFTPENQGEHLWLRLEKRHQTTLDVVKSVSRLCGVTPRDVGYSGMKDRVAVTRQWLSVHLPGREAPSDLGDSLAALGIKVLAQARHPRKLKRGVHRTNHFTLRLSGEALQSQHFFDRWEALCRQGVPNYFGPQRFGPEGRNLQRAEALLAKGWRKRDDRQGMMLSTARSFLFNELLSNRLADGTWCQPLAGDMLMLDGSHSVFTVDAVEDDLIRRAAALDIHPTGALWGAGELAEYQVADYEKRLLTCHPMLCEGLVKSGVKRSHRALRVRLISPSIETLPNAVLLSFALPRGSFATAVVSELIAHPDFA; encoded by the coding sequence ATGGTTAATTTACCCGCTTGGCAGCGCTGCTTAGATGCTGAATTCGGTGCTCCTAAACCGGGCCATTATCGCGCTCAGCCAGAAGATTTTGTGGTTGACGAGCAACTGAATTTTACGCCTGAAAATCAGGGTGAGCACCTGTGGTTACGGCTTGAAAAGCGCCATCAAACCACGTTAGATGTGGTGAAAAGCGTCAGCCGTCTTTGTGGTGTCACACCCCGAGATGTGGGTTACTCCGGGATGAAGGACCGAGTCGCAGTGACCCGGCAGTGGTTAAGCGTACATCTTCCAGGGCGCGAGGCACCTAGCGACTTGGGTGACTCATTAGCGGCATTGGGGATTAAGGTGTTGGCCCAGGCAAGACATCCCCGAAAGTTGAAGCGCGGTGTCCATCGCACTAATCACTTCACGTTGCGCCTTAGCGGTGAAGCGCTTCAAAGCCAGCATTTTTTTGACCGCTGGGAGGCGCTTTGTCGCCAAGGGGTGCCTAACTATTTTGGACCTCAGCGTTTTGGGCCTGAAGGCCGCAATTTACAGCGTGCAGAAGCACTTTTAGCGAAAGGCTGGCGCAAGCGCGATGACCGCCAAGGAATGATGCTTTCCACGGCTCGTAGTTTCTTGTTTAACGAGTTGTTAAGCAACCGTCTGGCGGATGGGACATGGTGCCAGCCTCTAGCGGGCGATATGCTCATGCTGGATGGCTCGCACAGTGTTTTTACCGTTGATGCCGTGGAGGACGACTTAATAAGACGTGCCGCTGCGCTTGATATCCATCCGACCGGTGCTCTGTGGGGCGCAGGGGAACTTGCTGAATATCAGGTGGCAGACTATGAAAAGCGGCTGCTAACATGCCATCCGATGCTGTGCGAGGGGTTAGTGAAAAGTGGCGTTAAGCGTTCCCATCGAGCGCTACGAGTAAGGTTAATTTCGCCTAGTATCGAGACATTGCCCAATGCCGTGCTACTCTCGTTTGCCTTGCCACGAGGGAGCTTTGCGACCGCCGTGGTCAGTGAGTTAATCGCGCATCCGGATTTTGCTTAA
- the ispF gene encoding 2-C-methyl-D-erythritol 2,4-cyclodiphosphate synthase, translated as MRIGHGFDVHRFGVGDHLMIGGIKLPFEHGFVAHSDGDVLLHAISDALLGACALGDIGRHFPDTDPTWAGADSRHLLRHVVQLVHAQGFCVVNLDATLMAQAPKMAPHIDTMRAVIAEDLGIRLGQVNVKATTTERLGFTGRGEGIAAEAVVLLEHQEALNG; from the coding sequence ATGCGAATTGGCCACGGATTTGATGTGCACCGATTTGGCGTTGGCGACCATTTGATGATTGGTGGCATTAAGCTGCCTTTTGAACATGGTTTTGTTGCCCACTCGGATGGCGATGTGTTACTGCATGCTATCAGTGACGCACTGCTGGGTGCCTGTGCACTCGGTGATATAGGGCGGCACTTCCCCGATACCGACCCAACATGGGCTGGTGCAGATAGCCGCCATTTACTTCGCCATGTGGTTCAGCTGGTGCATGCACAAGGCTTCTGCGTGGTTAATCTAGATGCCACGTTAATGGCACAGGCACCTAAAATGGCGCCGCATATTGATACGATGCGCGCGGTCATTGCTGAAGATTTAGGTATTCGCCTTGGTCAGGTCAATGTTAAAGCCACGACAACCGAACGGCTCGGGTTTACCGGACGGGGGGAAGGTATTGCCGCTGAGGCAGTGGTGTTGCTGGAGCACCAAGAGGCGCTGAATGGTTAA
- the ispD gene encoding 2-C-methyl-D-erythritol 4-phosphate cytidylyltransferase produces MSHPLWLIVPAAGQGKRMGADKPKQYLPLGEKPILAHTLSRLHRAFPAAHLVLCLDSDDRWFNPEWVPFAQWQRVTGGAERMDSVLNALHAINAQEDDMVMVHDVARPCVTSSDLLTLYHAAQQHPSGALLAMPVADTMKRANAEQLSAATESRDRLWHALTPQSFRYALLRRALEHAVTGQCVVTDEASAVEALGHAPRLISGRRDNLKVTHPDDLALAAAIMASQVAQASDSAQSSESAQFSESKRSC; encoded by the coding sequence ATGAGTCACCCGCTGTGGTTAATCGTACCCGCCGCCGGGCAAGGCAAGCGAATGGGAGCCGATAAGCCGAAGCAGTATCTGCCGCTGGGTGAAAAGCCGATCCTGGCGCATACGCTTAGTCGGCTGCACCGTGCTTTTCCCGCTGCGCATCTTGTGCTGTGTCTGGACAGTGATGATCGCTGGTTCAACCCTGAATGGGTGCCATTTGCCCAGTGGCAGCGAGTGACCGGTGGTGCTGAGCGGATGGATAGCGTCTTAAATGCGCTGCACGCTATAAACGCGCAAGAAGACGATATGGTGATGGTGCATGATGTTGCGCGTCCCTGCGTGACATCGTCTGATTTGCTGACGCTGTATCACGCTGCCCAGCAGCACCCTAGTGGCGCACTTCTGGCGATGCCGGTGGCTGATACCATGAAACGAGCCAATGCCGAGCAGTTAAGTGCTGCCACTGAGTCTCGTGATCGGCTATGGCATGCGCTAACGCCTCAAAGCTTTCGCTACGCGCTTTTGCGTCGTGCTCTTGAACATGCCGTCACTGGTCAGTGTGTTGTTACCGATGAAGCCTCCGCTGTTGAGGCGCTAGGGCATGCACCCAGGCTGATTAGTGGACGTCGCGATAATCTTAAAGTCACCCATCCTGATGACCTTGCCCTTGCTGCTGCTATTATGGCGTCGCAAGTCGCTCAAGCCTCTGATTCTGCTCAATCCTCTGAATCTGCCCAATTTTCTGAATCTAAAAGGAGTTGTTAA
- the ftsB gene encoding cell division protein FtsB → MHKWLTVALLAILGFLQYQLWLGNGGWEDLQLVEERVAVQEAANVPMRERNARLAAEVTDLKTGLDAVEERARSDMGMVRSDEQFFWVPGVAIEAELVGINAGLVTQPGLPSEGADE, encoded by the coding sequence ATGCATAAATGGCTTACGGTTGCGCTGCTTGCGATATTGGGGTTTCTCCAATACCAGCTCTGGTTAGGTAACGGTGGCTGGGAAGATTTACAGCTGGTTGAAGAGCGCGTTGCCGTTCAAGAAGCTGCCAATGTGCCCATGCGAGAGCGTAACGCGCGGTTAGCAGCTGAAGTCACCGATCTGAAAACCGGCCTAGACGCTGTTGAAGAGCGTGCCCGAAGCGATATGGGTATGGTGCGTAGCGATGAACAGTTTTTTTGGGTGCCTGGTGTGGCGATTGAAGCCGAACTCGTAGGGATTAATGCGGGGCTAGTTACTCAACCAGGTTTGCCCAGTGAAGGTGCTGACGAATGA
- a CDS encoding GNAT family N-acetyltransferase yields the protein MLSHSLSCIMLPAIDAVDAAQWDALVSGEQPFLRHAFLQALERSGAVCRATGWEPCHLCVWQDNRLVGALPMYRKHHSYGEYVFDWGWADALERAGGHYYPKALSAIPFTPVPGTRTLIADDVNAENVRGLLAATWQAHCEEQALSSWHLLFAQDDEVAAWQRQFPALIAREGVQFQWRDRGFGDFDGFLASLTSKRRKMIKRERRLVAEQGFTLRRLEGKAITQEAMAHFFRCYTITYHERGRPPYLNEAFFERLRHMMPEALVLVQALLNGQPVAAALYFRGEHTLYGRYWGSEVVADCLHFEACYYQGIEFCLENGLSLFDPGTQGEHKLVRGFAPQRVRSLHYLVHPGLAAGVAQFCHEEGAHISAYREAANDALPFK from the coding sequence ATGCTTTCGCACTCACTGTCATGCATTATGCTACCCGCCATCGACGCTGTGGACGCCGCCCAGTGGGATGCGCTGGTCAGCGGTGAACAACCTTTTTTACGTCATGCATTTTTACAGGCGTTAGAGCGTAGTGGTGCTGTCTGTCGCGCGACCGGGTGGGAGCCTTGCCACCTTTGCGTATGGCAAGATAATCGTTTGGTGGGGGCGTTGCCCATGTATCGCAAACACCACTCTTATGGTGAGTATGTGTTTGATTGGGGATGGGCCGATGCGCTGGAGCGTGCAGGCGGCCACTATTATCCTAAAGCACTGAGCGCTATTCCGTTTACCCCGGTTCCTGGCACGCGCACTTTAATTGCTGATGATGTTAATGCCGAAAATGTTCGCGGATTATTAGCAGCGACGTGGCAAGCGCATTGTGAAGAGCAAGCGTTGTCGAGTTGGCATTTGCTGTTTGCGCAGGATGACGAAGTGGCTGCCTGGCAGCGGCAGTTTCCAGCGTTAATTGCGCGAGAGGGCGTTCAGTTTCAATGGCGAGATCGTGGATTTGGCGATTTCGATGGTTTTTTGGCGAGCCTTACGTCGAAACGCCGCAAAATGATTAAGCGCGAACGGCGCTTGGTTGCCGAGCAAGGCTTTACGTTACGGCGCTTAGAGGGCAAGGCAATTACTCAAGAAGCCATGGCGCACTTCTTTCGCTGCTACACGATCACATATCACGAGCGGGGCCGCCCGCCTTACTTGAATGAGGCTTTTTTTGAGCGGTTACGCCATATGATGCCTGAGGCACTTGTGTTGGTTCAGGCGCTATTAAATGGTCAGCCCGTTGCCGCCGCACTCTATTTTCGTGGCGAGCATACTTTGTACGGCCGCTATTGGGGGAGCGAAGTGGTTGCTGACTGTCTCCATTTTGAAGCTTGCTATTACCAAGGAATTGAATTTTGTCTAGAAAACGGGCTCTCTTTATTCGACCCCGGAACCCAGGGTGAACACAAGCTGGTGCGTGGCTTTGCCCCTCAACGGGTACGTTCGCTGCACTACCTTGTACACCCTGGCTTGGCAGCAGGCGTTGCTCAATTCTGCCATGAAGAGGGTGCCCATATTAGCGCCTATCGTGAGGCCGCGAACGATGCATTACCGTTTAAATGA
- a CDS encoding aldehyde dehydrogenase family protein, producing MKRDLTRLLHAQRHAANRTFATLSMRRKRLERLAQMTKHHQRDIIHAIQADFGKRSETEIRLAEISAVLQAIGHARRHLWHWMRPCAATMPWRLWPARARITPQPLGVVGIMSPWNYPWSLALMPAIDAVAAGNSVMIKPSEYAPNTSALLAKLVPQYFTDEELCVVEGGPDIAKAFSALPFDHLIFTGSTAVGRQVALAAAEQLTPVTLELGGKSPAIVASDADLDRAAASIIFGKGMNAGQTCIAPDYVLVESRHLETLIQALSRAIEQQRPTDKEATGFVSPHHQQRSERLIAQARDHGCRIIDSGPHAPALVIDPTQNLELMREEIFGRALPLISVKSIDDAIAFVNARPHPLALYAFTNDKLLQTTLRLSTRSGALVFNETLLHHAVPSLPFGGVGDSGIGAYHGRHGFERFSHLRSIFYQSKRASSSLIRPPYKRWLLKLLRIS from the coding sequence ATGAAACGCGACTTAACGCGCCTGTTGCACGCTCAGCGTCATGCGGCTAACCGCACTTTTGCCACTTTAAGCATGCGTAGAAAGCGTTTAGAACGTCTTGCACAAATGACAAAACATCACCAGCGGGACATCATTCACGCCATTCAAGCTGACTTCGGCAAACGTAGCGAAACGGAAATACGTCTGGCAGAAATTAGTGCAGTGTTACAAGCCATTGGTCATGCACGGCGGCACCTCTGGCACTGGATGCGTCCCTGTGCGGCTACTATGCCGTGGCGCTTGTGGCCTGCCCGTGCACGTATTACACCTCAGCCGCTTGGTGTGGTCGGCATTATGTCGCCTTGGAACTACCCGTGGAGCTTAGCATTGATGCCGGCTATTGATGCTGTCGCAGCAGGCAATAGCGTCATGATCAAGCCCAGCGAGTACGCTCCCAATACCAGCGCTCTTTTGGCAAAGCTGGTACCGCAATATTTTACTGACGAAGAGTTGTGCGTTGTTGAAGGCGGTCCAGACATCGCCAAAGCGTTTAGTGCCCTGCCTTTTGATCATCTAATTTTCACCGGATCAACGGCGGTGGGCCGTCAGGTTGCGCTTGCCGCTGCCGAACAGTTAACCCCGGTAACTCTAGAGCTGGGTGGCAAATCACCTGCTATTGTGGCGAGCGACGCTGATCTAGACCGCGCCGCTGCCTCAATTATTTTTGGCAAGGGAATGAACGCTGGGCAGACCTGCATAGCGCCGGACTATGTATTGGTGGAAAGCCGCCACCTTGAAACACTTATCCAAGCGCTTAGTCGAGCCATCGAGCAGCAGCGCCCAACCGATAAAGAGGCCACAGGGTTCGTCAGCCCTCATCATCAACAGCGTAGCGAACGGCTGATAGCGCAAGCGAGAGATCACGGCTGTCGCATTATTGATAGCGGACCCCATGCTCCCGCGCTGGTCATTGACCCAACACAAAACCTTGAACTGATGCGTGAGGAAATTTTTGGCCGTGCTCTACCGCTGATCAGCGTTAAAAGCATCGATGACGCAATTGCCTTTGTGAATGCCCGACCACATCCACTAGCGCTGTATGCTTTTACCAACGATAAATTGCTGCAAACCACATTACGTCTCTCAACCCGCTCTGGCGCACTGGTATTCAATGAAACGTTGCTTCACCACGCGGTTCCTTCGCTACCTTTTGGTGGCGTTGGAGACAGCGGCATAGGGGCGTATCACGGTCGCCACGGCTTCGAGCGTTTCAGTCATTTAAGAAGCATTTTTTATCAATCAAAACGGGCTTCAAGCTCACTCATAAGGCCACCCTATAAACGTTGGCTATTAAAATTACTGAGGATTAGTTAA